In one window of Nocardia brasiliensis DNA:
- the bioB gene encoding biotin synthase BioB has product MTAVLLDQLVDKAFRREAPTTDEALAVLSESTELLDVVAAGSRVRRAFFGRRVKLNTIVNMKSGLCPEDCGYCSQRLGSASEVLKYSWITPGKAAEVADQAVRAGAKRVCLVASGRGPGERDIRRIEDTIAAIKVDNPQVEVCVCLGLLSEGQAERLAAAGAHAYSHNLNTSEARYAEICSTHTFDDRVDTLVKASAAGLSPCSGAIFGMGENDTDIIDLAVALRALDPDSVPVNFLIPFAGTPLGDRWELTPQRCLRILALFRFYFPDVEVRLAGGREIHLRALQPLALHLANSMFLGDYLTSEGQPGTDDRQMIADAGFTVEGAEEQTLPTARHDLVAIRRRGAGTDLPANA; this is encoded by the coding sequence ATGACTGCTGTATTGCTGGATCAACTGGTGGACAAGGCATTCCGACGCGAGGCACCGACGACGGACGAAGCGCTGGCGGTGTTGTCCGAATCCACCGAACTGCTCGACGTGGTGGCGGCCGGCTCCCGCGTGCGGCGCGCGTTCTTCGGACGGCGCGTCAAGCTGAACACCATCGTGAACATGAAAAGCGGCCTGTGCCCGGAGGATTGCGGCTACTGCTCACAGCGCCTCGGTTCAGCGTCCGAGGTGCTGAAGTACTCCTGGATCACGCCGGGCAAGGCCGCCGAGGTCGCGGATCAGGCCGTGCGCGCCGGGGCCAAACGGGTGTGCCTGGTGGCCAGCGGCCGCGGGCCGGGCGAGCGCGATATCCGGCGCATCGAGGACACCATCGCCGCGATCAAGGTGGACAACCCGCAGGTCGAAGTCTGCGTCTGCCTCGGCCTGCTGAGCGAGGGCCAGGCCGAGCGACTCGCCGCCGCCGGTGCGCACGCTTACAGTCACAACCTGAACACCAGCGAGGCGCGCTACGCCGAGATCTGCTCGACGCACACGTTCGACGATCGAGTGGACACCCTGGTCAAGGCGAGCGCCGCCGGTCTGTCGCCCTGCTCCGGAGCCATCTTCGGGATGGGCGAAAACGACACCGACATCATCGATCTCGCCGTCGCCCTGCGCGCGCTGGACCCGGACTCGGTGCCGGTGAACTTTTTGATCCCGTTCGCGGGCACCCCGCTCGGCGATCGCTGGGAGCTCACGCCGCAGCGCTGTCTGCGCATCCTCGCGCTGTTCCGCTTCTACTTCCCCGACGTGGAGGTCCGCCTGGCCGGCGGTCGTGAGATCCACCTGCGCGCACTGCAACCGCTCGCGCTGCACCTGGCCAACTCGATGTTCCTCGGCGACTACCTCACCAGCGAGGGACAACCCGGCACCGACGACCGTCAGATGATCGCCGACGCGGGTTTCACCGTGGAGGGCGCCGAGGAGCAGACGCTGCCCACCGCACGCCACGATCTGGTCGCGATCCGCCGCCGCGGCGCGGGCACCGACCTGCCCGCCAACGCCTAG
- a CDS encoding MDR family MFS transporter, whose protein sequence is MTSTADSPPTPIVLTQKRIWLIFSALIAGMFLASLDQMIVGTAMPTIVGELGGVSHMAWTATSYLLATTIVMPIYGKFGDMFGRRWLFLFAVTAFTAASVGAAASTSFWEFIVFRGLQGVGGGGLMILAQAIIADVVPAKDRGKYMAPMGAVFGITSVAGPLLGGFFADTLGWRWCFWINVPIGIAALVIAFRYLSVPSHRPKTKPDYLGVLLMSAATTLLILITDWGGKQYAWGSTTIVSMIAALVIVVSAFVMVEARAEEPMLPLWLFRNRTFVLTSAIGMLVGLVMFAAIGFIPTYLQMATGASASVSGLLLIPMMAGMMITLMGSMTAITKTGNYRAYPPLGALTMLLGLLWLTRLDANTAMWLVSAMLFVIGAGLGLIMQIIVLVVQNAVAPDQIGTATSANNYFREMGGAIGVAIFGSIFTSRLTDGLTDAFMSHGPEVLAAKLDPSALVPSVVKNLPAELHDAIVGAYVNALVPGFWYLIPGAVVILLLALFIPQLKLSDEAGMVARGEAVLEETVSSEQAAAASDEDPDPRLVHDRA, encoded by the coding sequence ATGACCTCGACGGCCGATTCGCCGCCAACCCCGATTGTCCTGACCCAGAAGAGAATCTGGCTCATCTTCTCCGCGCTCATCGCGGGCATGTTCCTGGCCAGCCTCGATCAGATGATCGTCGGCACCGCGATGCCGACCATCGTTGGCGAGCTCGGCGGTGTCTCGCACATGGCCTGGACCGCCACCTCGTATCTGCTCGCCACCACCATCGTGATGCCGATCTACGGAAAGTTCGGCGACATGTTCGGCAGGCGTTGGCTTTTCCTGTTCGCGGTGACCGCCTTCACCGCCGCGTCCGTCGGCGCCGCCGCATCGACCAGCTTCTGGGAGTTCATCGTCTTCCGCGGCCTGCAGGGTGTCGGCGGTGGCGGTCTGATGATCCTGGCGCAGGCCATCATCGCCGACGTGGTGCCCGCGAAGGATCGCGGCAAGTACATGGCGCCGATGGGTGCGGTCTTCGGCATCACCTCGGTGGCCGGTCCGCTGCTCGGCGGCTTCTTCGCCGATACCCTCGGCTGGCGCTGGTGCTTCTGGATCAACGTGCCGATCGGTATCGCGGCGCTGGTCATCGCCTTCCGCTACCTCAGCGTGCCCAGCCATCGGCCCAAGACCAAGCCGGACTACCTCGGTGTGCTGCTGATGTCGGCGGCGACCACCTTGCTGATCCTGATCACCGACTGGGGCGGCAAGCAGTACGCGTGGGGCTCGACGACGATCGTATCGATGATCGCCGCGCTGGTGATCGTGGTGTCGGCGTTCGTCATGGTGGAGGCACGGGCCGAGGAACCCATGCTGCCGCTGTGGTTGTTCCGCAACCGCACCTTCGTGCTGACCTCCGCGATCGGCATGCTGGTCGGCCTGGTCATGTTCGCCGCGATCGGCTTCATCCCGACCTACCTGCAGATGGCCACCGGCGCCTCGGCCTCGGTCTCGGGTCTGCTGCTGATCCCGATGATGGCGGGCATGATGATCACCCTCATGGGGTCGATGACCGCGATCACCAAAACCGGCAACTACCGGGCGTATCCGCCGCTGGGCGCGCTGACCATGCTGCTCGGCCTGCTGTGGCTGACCAGGCTGGACGCGAACACCGCGATGTGGCTCGTCTCGGCGATGCTGTTCGTGATCGGCGCGGGGCTCGGCCTGATCATGCAGATCATCGTGCTCGTCGTGCAGAACGCGGTGGCGCCCGACCAGATCGGGACCGCGACCAGTGCCAACAACTACTTCCGGGAGATGGGTGGCGCGATCGGTGTCGCCATCTTCGGGTCGATCTTCACCAGCCGACTGACCGACGGGCTCACCGACGCGTTCATGTCGCACGGTCCGGAGGTGCTGGCGGCGAAACTCGACCCGAGCGCGCTGGTGCCCTCGGTGGTGAAGAATCTGCCCGCCGAACTGCACGACGCGATCGTCGGCGCTTACGTGAACGCGCTGGTGCCGGGCTTCTGGTACCTCATCCCGGGCGCGGTGGTGATTCTCCTGCTTGCCCTGTTCATTCCGCAGTTGAAGCTCTCCGACGAGGCGGGCATGGTCGCCCGCGGCGAGGCGGTGCTGGAGGAGACGGTGTCGAGCGAGCAGGCGGCGGCCGCCTCGGACGAGGATCCGGATCCTCGGCTGGTGCACGATCGCGCTTAG
- a CDS encoding LysR family transcriptional regulator, which produces MLNPWRLRLLSQLDTLGTVRAVAQAASMSPSSVSQQLAVLESETRTRLLERTGRRVRLTPAGLLLARRARALLDHMDTVEAELRGLGDEPVGLIRLGAFQSAIHSVCVPAVRQLAVSHPHIDVELHELEPHESMRALRVGDADIIITTTDFVEQPLGPDIDIVPLAADPIVLVLPPGRSARGPADLAAYADEPWAFDMPKSYMANLATRLCRESGFEPRIVCRFSNYLMTLQHVEAGLSITLLPGLAIDPRFQVTTRELSTPVTRTITAVVRRGAPPRAAVHTVLAALRRTGELPVSGTITK; this is translated from the coding sequence ATGCTCAACCCGTGGCGCCTGCGCCTGCTCAGCCAGTTGGACACCCTCGGCACCGTCCGCGCGGTCGCCCAGGCCGCGAGTATGAGCCCGTCCAGCGTCTCCCAGCAGCTCGCGGTGCTCGAGTCCGAGACGCGCACCCGGTTGCTGGAACGCACCGGCCGGCGCGTCCGGCTCACCCCGGCGGGACTGCTGCTCGCCCGCCGCGCCCGCGCGCTGCTAGACCACATGGACACCGTCGAGGCCGAACTGCGCGGCCTCGGCGACGAGCCGGTCGGGTTGATCCGGCTCGGCGCCTTTCAGAGCGCGATCCATTCCGTGTGCGTGCCCGCGGTGCGGCAGCTCGCGGTCTCGCACCCGCACATCGACGTGGAGCTGCACGAGCTGGAGCCGCACGAGAGCATGCGCGCGCTGCGCGTCGGCGACGCCGACATCATCATCACGACAACGGATTTCGTCGAGCAGCCGCTCGGTCCGGACATCGATATCGTGCCGCTGGCCGCCGATCCGATCGTGCTCGTGCTGCCGCCAGGCCGATCCGCGCGCGGGCCCGCCGATCTGGCCGCCTACGCCGACGAGCCGTGGGCATTCGATATGCCGAAGTCGTACATGGCGAATCTGGCGACCCGGCTCTGCCGCGAATCCGGCTTCGAACCACGCATTGTGTGCCGCTTCAGCAACTATCTGATGACGCTGCAACATGTCGAAGCCGGGTTATCGATCACGCTGCTGCCCGGTCTCGCGATCGACCCGCGTTTCCAGGTCACCACCAGGGAATTGAGCACCCCGGTCACCCGCACGATCACCGCCGTCGTCCGGCGTGGCGCGCCGCCGCGCGCCGCGGTGCACACCGTGCTCGCGGCCCTGCGCCGAACCGGAGAACTGCCGGTCAGCGGCACTATTACCAAGTAA
- a CDS encoding TetR/AcrR family transcriptional regulator, which produces MSSPASTEPPIGLRAQKKRKTRLDLCMAARRLAVERGVDATTVEDIARAVGVSPRTFFNYYDTKLDAIVGPVEEIGTPAARAEFVAGGPTGVLMADLTWLFASAIEPEEEVREAISLVIAIIKAEPRVVASFMAAGVQQEAMVAELLTARSGAPVAPEFAALAAGVMTTITTRAVLSAAADTSRSFKAAVAEHCAMAAWLFDLPDEKTRRRDR; this is translated from the coding sequence ATGTCGTCCCCCGCGAGCACGGAACCGCCGATCGGTCTGCGCGCCCAGAAGAAGCGCAAGACCAGGCTCGATCTCTGCATGGCCGCCCGGCGCCTTGCCGTCGAGCGCGGGGTGGACGCGACGACCGTGGAGGACATCGCGAGGGCCGTCGGGGTCTCGCCGCGCACGTTCTTCAACTACTACGACACCAAGCTCGACGCGATCGTCGGTCCCGTGGAGGAGATCGGCACGCCCGCCGCGCGCGCCGAATTCGTCGCTGGCGGCCCGACCGGCGTGCTCATGGCCGACCTGACCTGGCTGTTCGCCTCCGCGATCGAGCCGGAAGAGGAAGTGCGCGAAGCGATCTCGCTGGTCATCGCGATCATCAAGGCCGAGCCGCGGGTGGTCGCGTCCTTCATGGCCGCGGGCGTGCAGCAGGAGGCCATGGTCGCCGAGCTGCTGACCGCCCGATCCGGCGCGCCGGTCGCGCCCGAATTCGCCGCGCTCGCAGCGGGAGTCATGACCACCATCACCACCAGGGCGGTGTTGTCCGCTGCCGCCGATACCTCCCGGTCGTTCAAAGCGGCCGTGGCAGAGCACTGTGCGATGGCCGCCTGGCTGTTCGACCTGCCTGATGAGAAAACAAGGAGACGCGACCGATGA
- a CDS encoding family 1 glycosylhydrolase has protein sequence MRLRLRDLGSAAVAAATLVLGLPATAAARPEPPAQVEPLGADFLWGVAASGYQSEGHAPDSNWRRYVEAGKTEDPYGDSVDFYHRYASDIDLAAGLGARVFRISVEWARVQPEPGVWSAEGFGFYDDVIAKIKAAGMRPMITLDHWVFPGWAVDRGGWHNPGMVEDWLANARTVVDRYAAADPLWVTFNEPTFYGLNELRHGGLSAAEVPVMQNRLAQAHNTVYDYIHQVQPGALVTSNVAYIPGGEDAVNKPFVDQIAARLDYIGIDYYYGSSPDTVTSMVQNLTRLWQNPLQPEGIYYALQHYSRAFPGKPLYIVENGMPTENGLPRPDGYARGDDLRDTIYWIQRARADGMNIMGYNYWSLTDNYEWGSYTPRFGLYTVDVLTDPSLTRKPTDAVAAYTAITRDGGVPADYRPTRAPQPCSLVDPPASCTDPVTVPR, from the coding sequence ATGCGACTCCGTCTCCGCGACCTCGGCTCGGCCGCCGTCGCCGCCGCAACGCTCGTCCTGGGACTGCCCGCCACGGCCGCCGCGCGACCTGAGCCGCCCGCCCAGGTCGAACCGCTCGGCGCGGACTTCCTGTGGGGCGTGGCCGCCTCCGGCTATCAGTCCGAAGGGCATGCGCCGGACAGCAATTGGCGCCGCTACGTCGAGGCGGGCAAAACCGAGGACCCCTACGGGGATTCGGTCGACTTCTACCACCGCTATGCCTCCGACATCGACCTGGCCGCAGGCCTCGGTGCCCGAGTGTTCCGGATCAGCGTCGAATGGGCACGGGTGCAGCCGGAGCCCGGCGTGTGGTCGGCCGAGGGATTCGGCTTCTACGACGACGTGATCGCGAAGATCAAGGCGGCCGGGATGCGACCGATGATCACCCTCGACCACTGGGTGTTCCCCGGCTGGGCGGTGGACCGGGGCGGCTGGCACAACCCGGGCATGGTCGAGGACTGGCTGGCCAACGCGCGCACGGTGGTCGATCGCTATGCCGCCGCCGACCCGCTCTGGGTCACCTTCAACGAGCCGACCTTCTATGGATTAAACGAATTACGCCATGGCGGGCTCTCCGCCGCCGAGGTGCCCGTCATGCAGAACCGGCTCGCCCAGGCGCACAACACCGTCTACGACTACATCCATCAGGTGCAGCCGGGCGCGCTGGTCACCAGCAACGTCGCGTATATCCCCGGTGGCGAGGACGCGGTCAACAAGCCGTTCGTCGACCAGATCGCCGCGCGACTCGACTACATCGGCATCGACTACTACTACGGCAGTTCTCCCGACACGGTGACATCGATGGTGCAGAACCTCACCAGGCTGTGGCAGAACCCCTTGCAGCCCGAGGGCATCTACTATGCCCTGCAGCATTATTCGCGTGCCTTCCCGGGCAAGCCGCTCTACATCGTGGAGAACGGCATGCCGACCGAGAACGGGCTGCCCCGCCCCGACGGCTACGCCCGCGGCGACGACCTGCGCGACACGATCTACTGGATACAGCGAGCGCGGGCCGACGGCATGAACATCATGGGGTACAACTACTGGAGCCTCACCGACAACTATGAATGGGGCAGCTACACACCGCGGTTCGGCCTCTACACCGTAGACGTGCTGACCGACCCGAGCCTCACCCGTAAACCCACCGACGCCGTCGCCGCCTACACCGCCATCACGCGTGACGGCGGCGTCCCCGCCGACTACCGGCCGACCCGCGCCCCGCAGCCATGTTCACTGGTCGACCCGCCCGCCAGCTGCACCGATCCGGTCACCGTGCCGCGCTGA
- a CDS encoding DUF885 family protein: protein MGLAKLAEEFWNWRLATAPDSSDDLPRVERPAGWLPDWSAAAIAERRTVLAELTGRHAALELSDEPVTVQVDGRLLGSALAKVHWELELIRGWQRDPGFYVQQSLGAVYVTLLAPPPFDEVRAASISALLRHVPLVLEQAMANLAEHASAPFARSAVRQLDETAGSLEAAMTALLPFLPAEYAAELPAATRVAADAVAAYRDWLSERLPSLGDAEPVGPDALAFYLHKVALLPYSARQLREMGRQEWHRAVAAETVLRTRFRDVPSPSLPADARAHVERQHRDELAVREFADGRGLLGQPEWLRHYRFAPCPPYLAPLAWLGVCDDLTGPSRRDEDALRYVPDPAPDLPYFEQAAAFDSRTAIVHEGVHAQQVAFGWRHDNPARRWFYDSVPNEGIAFYYEELMWQAGLFDGAPAGAIFVANAMRLRALRVEVDIALALGELSIEETAARLAADVPLDDETAWDEAVFFAGFPGQALSYQIGKLQIHDLLSTAVRVLGDDFDMKAFHDRLWREGNVPLALQRWEYLGLRDHLDAADRLAGGIAAPGDRKAD, encoded by the coding sequence ATGGGTCTAGCGAAGCTTGCCGAGGAGTTCTGGAACTGGCGGCTCGCCACCGCACCCGATTCGAGTGACGATCTGCCCCGCGTCGAACGTCCCGCGGGCTGGCTGCCCGACTGGTCGGCCGCCGCGATCGCGGAACGCCGGACCGTGCTCGCCGAGCTCACCGGCAGGCACGCGGCGCTCGAGCTGTCCGACGAGCCGGTCACGGTGCAGGTCGACGGCAGGCTGCTGGGTTCGGCGCTGGCGAAGGTGCATTGGGAGCTGGAGCTCATCCGGGGCTGGCAACGCGATCCCGGCTTCTATGTGCAGCAGAGTCTCGGCGCGGTCTATGTAACTCTGCTGGCACCACCGCCTTTCGACGAGGTGCGGGCGGCATCGATCAGCGCGCTGCTGCGTCATGTGCCGCTGGTGCTCGAGCAGGCCATGGCGAATCTCGCCGAGCACGCGAGCGCGCCCTTCGCCCGCAGTGCGGTGCGACAGCTGGACGAGACGGCGGGATCGCTCGAAGCCGCGATGACGGCGTTGCTCCCGTTCCTGCCCGCCGAGTACGCCGCCGAACTGCCCGCGGCGACCCGCGTCGCCGCCGATGCCGTTGCGGCATACCGTGATTGGCTGTCCGAGCGGCTGCCGTCGCTGGGCGATGCCGAGCCTGTCGGCCCGGATGCGCTGGCCTTCTATCTGCACAAGGTCGCGCTGCTGCCGTATTCGGCGCGGCAGTTGCGCGAGATGGGCCGCCAGGAGTGGCACCGTGCGGTCGCCGCCGAGACGGTGTTGCGCACCCGGTTCCGGGATGTGCCGAGTCCGTCGCTGCCCGCCGACGCGCGTGCGCACGTCGAGCGGCAGCACCGCGACGAACTGGCGGTGCGCGAGTTCGCCGACGGGCGTGGGCTGCTCGGTCAGCCGGAGTGGTTGCGGCATTACCGATTCGCGCCGTGCCCGCCGTATCTGGCCCCGCTCGCCTGGCTCGGCGTCTGCGACGACCTCACCGGGCCGTCGCGCCGGGACGAGGACGCGCTGCGCTACGTCCCCGACCCGGCGCCGGACCTGCCGTATTTCGAACAGGCCGCCGCCTTCGACAGTCGCACCGCGATCGTGCACGAGGGCGTGCACGCGCAGCAGGTCGCGTTCGGCTGGCGGCACGACAATCCCGCGCGGCGCTGGTTCTACGACTCGGTGCCCAACGAGGGCATCGCGTTCTACTACGAAGAACTGATGTGGCAGGCCGGTCTGTTCGACGGCGCGCCCGCCGGCGCGATCTTCGTGGCGAACGCCATGCGGCTGCGGGCTTTACGGGTCGAGGTGGATATCGCCCTCGCGCTGGGCGAACTGTCCATCGAGGAGACGGCAGCCCGTTTGGCGGCCGATGTGCCGCTGGATGACGAGACGGCATGGGACGAGGCGGTTTTCTTCGCCGGGTTCCCCGGCCAGGCGCTCAGCTACCAGATCGGGAAGTTGCAGATCCACGATCTGCTCAGCACCGCGGTGCGCGTGCTCGGCGACGATTTCGACATGAAGGCCTTCCACGACCGACTGTGGCGCGAAGGGAATGTGCCGCTGGCCCTGCAGCGTTGGGAGTATCTCGGGCTGCGCGATCACCTCGACGCCGCCGACCGCTTGGCCGGAGGTATTGCCGCACCGGGTGATCGGAAGGCCGACTAG
- a CDS encoding TetR/AcrR family transcriptional regulator — MAKRGPYGKGIERREQILDAALRTIAERGYLATSVAELADAAGLSQGGLLHYFGSKEELFVAVLRKRDELDLARISGSAPEAFVAVIRRNTQVPGLIELFTHMQAAAADPRHPAHDYMLERYRVGTAGFAAALRAMQQEGALSARIDTEAAATMFFALADGLQARWLIDPSIDMVGELEACWRRYTEEGSQ, encoded by the coding sequence GTGGCGAAACGGGGCCCCTACGGCAAAGGCATCGAACGGCGGGAGCAGATCCTCGACGCCGCGCTGCGCACCATCGCCGAGCGCGGCTACCTGGCCACCTCGGTGGCCGAGCTGGCCGACGCCGCGGGGCTGAGCCAGGGTGGGTTGCTGCACTATTTCGGCTCCAAGGAGGAGCTTTTCGTCGCGGTGCTGCGCAAACGCGACGAGCTCGATCTCGCGCGGATAAGCGGCTCGGCACCGGAGGCCTTCGTCGCGGTGATCCGGCGCAATACCCAGGTGCCGGGACTGATCGAGCTGTTCACGCATATGCAGGCGGCCGCCGCGGACCCGCGCCATCCGGCGCACGATTACATGCTCGAGCGCTACCGTGTCGGCACCGCGGGGTTCGCGGCGGCGCTGCGCGCGATGCAGCAGGAAGGCGCGCTGTCCGCGCGGATCGACACCGAGGCCGCGGCCACCATGTTCTTCGCCCTCGCCGACGGACTGCAGGCGCGCTGGTTGATCGACCCGTCGATCGACATGGTCGGCGAGCTCGAGGCATGCTGGCGGCGCTACACGGAAGAGGGCTCGCAGTAG
- a CDS encoding esterase/lipase family protein produces the protein MNGRWRRLLLTGLACGLCVAGAQAVPAAADPGGTGSALPGKDPDGSIPPTGSDDWSCRPARAHPRPVVLVHGTWGNQNDWDVLAPSLKVEGYCVFSLNYGRDTSSVLGALPGMYATGDIPTSAAELAAFVDQVLAATGAARVDLVGHSQGALVARQYLRFGGGADHVAQLISLAGTNHGSSMRGIAPRLPPGVVAALPTVLTPVAGIAAAQQLVGSEFLRTLNADGDTVPGIAYTVIASARDDASTPPEATFLQAGPGATVDNVWVQELCPADAFDHATLPQSPTVDFIVKRALDPGYTGVVACE, from the coding sequence ATGAACGGCAGATGGCGGCGATTGCTGCTGACGGGCCTCGCGTGCGGCCTCTGCGTGGCAGGCGCGCAGGCGGTTCCGGCCGCGGCCGATCCGGGCGGCACCGGCAGTGCGCTGCCGGGCAAGGACCCGGACGGCAGCATCCCGCCCACCGGTTCGGACGACTGGTCCTGCCGACCCGCGCGGGCCCACCCGCGCCCGGTCGTCCTGGTGCACGGCACCTGGGGTAACCAGAACGATTGGGACGTACTCGCGCCGAGCCTGAAAGTCGAAGGCTACTGCGTCTTTTCGCTCAACTATGGCCGCGATACGTCGAGCGTGCTCGGCGCGCTGCCGGGAATGTACGCCACCGGCGACATTCCCACCTCGGCCGCGGAGCTGGCGGCCTTCGTCGACCAGGTCCTGGCCGCCACCGGTGCGGCGCGAGTCGACCTCGTCGGGCATTCGCAAGGCGCACTGGTGGCTCGCCAGTACCTCCGCTTCGGCGGTGGCGCAGACCATGTCGCGCAGCTGATCTCGCTCGCAGGCACCAATCACGGTTCGTCGATGCGCGGGATCGCGCCGCGGCTGCCACCCGGCGTCGTGGCCGCGTTGCCCACCGTACTGACGCCGGTCGCCGGAATCGCCGCGGCACAGCAGCTCGTCGGCAGCGAGTTCCTGCGCACCTTGAACGCGGACGGCGACACCGTGCCCGGCATCGCCTACACGGTCATCGCCAGCGCCCGCGACGATGCCTCCACCCCACCGGAAGCCACCTTCCTGCAGGCCGGTCCGGGTGCGACGGTCGACAACGTCTGGGTCCAGGAGCTCTGCCCCGCCGACGCGTTCGACCACGCCACGCTGCCGCAGTCGCCGACCGTCGACTTCATCGTCAAGCGGGCACTCGACCCCGGCTACACCGGCGTCGTCGCCTGCGAATAG
- a CDS encoding aspartate aminotransferase family protein, giving the protein MASSTVAPLSATEFWRDADRHLVRYSGAGTFCPEIIARAAGSFVYTESGREILDFTSGQMSAILGHAHPEIVATVRRQVGELDHLFSGMLSRPVVELARRLAATLPDSLSKALLLTTGAEANEAAIRMAKLVTGKHEIVSFARSWHGMTQAAAGATYSAGRKGYGPAAPGNFAIPVPHAYRPDFTTAEGELDWRRQLDFAFDLIDAQSVGSLAACLVEPILSSGGVIEPPPGYFARLRELCRERGMLLILDEAQTGLCRTGNWYAFERDGVVPDILTLSKTLGAGLPLAAVLTGAEIEQAAHERGFLFFTTHVGDPLVAAVGNTVLDVLIRDRLDERAAELGGFLRRGLARIAERHSVVGDIRGRGLLAGLELVVDRETKQGSDELGALVTRRCLELGLHMNIVQLPGMGGVFRIAPPLTATEEELSLGLSILDEAIGDAATSL; this is encoded by the coding sequence ATGGCTTCTTCTACCGTCGCACCGCTGTCGGCCACCGAATTCTGGCGCGATGCCGATCGCCATCTCGTGCGCTATTCGGGCGCGGGCACGTTCTGTCCGGAGATCATCGCCCGCGCCGCGGGCAGCTTCGTCTACACCGAAAGCGGCAGGGAGATACTGGATTTCACGTCCGGTCAGATGAGTGCGATTCTGGGGCACGCGCATCCGGAGATCGTCGCGACGGTCCGGCGGCAGGTGGGTGAACTCGACCATCTGTTCAGCGGCATGCTCAGTCGTCCGGTGGTCGAGCTGGCGCGCAGGCTGGCGGCGACGCTGCCCGATTCGCTCAGCAAGGCGTTGCTGCTCACCACGGGCGCCGAAGCCAACGAGGCGGCGATCCGAATGGCCAAGCTGGTCACCGGAAAACATGAGATCGTCTCGTTCGCCCGTTCCTGGCACGGCATGACCCAGGCCGCGGCGGGCGCGACCTACAGCGCCGGGCGCAAAGGTTATGGTCCGGCCGCACCGGGCAACTTCGCCATCCCCGTGCCGCACGCCTACCGGCCCGACTTCACCACGGCCGAAGGCGAACTCGACTGGCGCAGGCAACTCGACTTCGCCTTCGACCTGATCGACGCGCAATCGGTGGGCAGCCTGGCCGCCTGCCTCGTCGAGCCGATTCTCAGCTCGGGCGGGGTGATCGAGCCGCCGCCGGGCTACTTCGCGCGACTGCGCGAGCTGTGCCGGGAACGCGGCATGCTGCTGATCCTCGACGAGGCGCAGACCGGTCTGTGCCGCACGGGCAACTGGTACGCGTTCGAGCGGGACGGGGTGGTGCCCGACATCCTCACGTTGTCCAAGACGCTCGGTGCCGGGCTGCCGCTGGCCGCGGTGCTCACCGGAGCCGAGATCGAACAGGCCGCGCACGAGCGCGGGTTCCTGTTCTTCACCACCCATGTCGGCGACCCGCTGGTGGCTGCGGTCGGCAACACCGTGCTCGACGTGCTCATCCGGGACCGGCTCGACGAACGCGCCGCCGAACTCGGCGGGTTCCTGCGCCGCGGCCTGGCGCGAATTGCCGAGCGGCACAGCGTGGTCGGCGATATCCGCGGCCGGGGACTGCTCGCCGGGCTGGAGCTCGTCGTCGATCGCGAGACCAAGCAGGGCTCGGACGAGCTCGGCGCGCTGGTCACCCGGCGCTGCCTCGAACTCGGCCTGCACATGAACATCGTGCAGCTGCCCGGCATGGGCGGCGTCTTCCGGATCGCCCCGCCGCTGACCGCCACCGAGGAGGAGCTGAGCCTCGGTCTATCCATCCTCGACGAGGCGATCGGCGACGCGGCGACCAGTCTGTGA